One genomic window of Carassius gibelio isolate Cgi1373 ecotype wild population from Czech Republic chromosome A10, carGib1.2-hapl.c, whole genome shotgun sequence includes the following:
- the LOC128020641 gene encoding cytochrome c oxidase assembly factor 4 homolog, mitochondrial-like, translated as MTSTPPPHNWSRSQDDPVNGMISRTGCAELHHALQDCMAEHQEGRKCQTEVQKFKECMTTYPKTCKEQLLKQRTSATQCA; from the exons ATGACATCGACTCCACCCCCTCACAACTGGagcaggagtcaa GATGATCCAGTGAATGGGATGATCTCCAGGACAGGCTGTGCTGAGCTGCACCACGCTCTTCAGGATTGTATGGCTGAGCACCAGGAAGGGAGGAAGTGTCAGACTGAGGTTCAGAAGTTTAAGGAGTGCATGACCACCTACCCGAAAACTTGCAAAGAGCAGCTTCTAAAACAAAGGACTTCTGCCACACAATGTGCCTGA
- the LOC128020642 gene encoding olfactory receptor 1468-like: MDPANVTVVRAILKKNDTRFHRQGEQIMATSRAVQALVEQVSDLITQIQQLRVEPVHVPTVPKRFTHQPTYQQHGTTTVTACCLIGPHHFPLRNPRLHSSSRCYQFRTLAAECSWNDEAQWDMFLHGLDDRIQEEIYTLDLTTAVDGLIDLAIRVDARLKRRDGLKLQDQVPDMEARPPFPPCDTKQTDLSNVPEEYLDLREVFSNTTILTTGSLTSVHSNSANVTFVRPATFSINGFSNIPHAKYFYVFLCFVYAVTVLGNSFIMCIIYLARRLQTAKYIAVFNLALSDLCGSSALIPKLIDMFLFEHQDISYEACLMNMFFVFHFMNVQSLTLLALAYDRLVAICFPLRYHAVITKTSMSLIIGCMWIFSMTLFAVLVGLVNRLSFCGSTVVNSYFCDHGPIISLSCNSNSINYLMAYILFGLLICLPVILISLSYFCIAAALLKIAHGADRIKAMKTCTSHLLLVAIFYLPFLSVNVKSISASIDLNARIINNSLTQIIPPMLNPIIYTLKTEEVMQSIKELYKRNKVNTIIERNVKQRK, translated from the exons ATGGATCCAGCTAATGTAACCGTGGTACGAGCGATCCTTAAGAAGAACGACACTCGATTTCATCGTCAGGGTGAACAGATCATGGCTACCAGTCGAGCAGTTCAGGCCTTGGTAGAGCAGGTCTCAGATCTCATTACCCAGATACAACAGCTGAGAGTCGAGCCTGTTCACGTGCCCACTGTGCCAAAACGTTTTACCCACCAGCCAACATACCAGCAACACGGAACCACAACTGTCACCGCCTGCTGCCTAATTGG CCCTCATCATTTTCCACTGAGGAATCCAAGGTTGCACTCGTCATCACGCTGCTATCAG TTCCGGACGCTGGCAGCGGAGTGCAGTTGGAACGATGAGGCACAGTGGGACATGTTTCTGCATGGGTTGGATGACCGTATCCAAGAAGAGATATACACTCTGGACTTAACAACTGCAGTGGATGGattgattgacttggccattcgAGTGGACGCAAGGTTGAAACGTCGAGATGGTCTGAAACTCCAAGACCAGGTTCCAGACATGGAGGCTCGTCCCCCCTTTCCTCCTTGCGATACG AAGCAGACAGATCTGTCTAACGTGCCCGAGGAGTACTTGGACCTgagggaagtgttca GTAACACAACAATCCTCACAACAGGCAGCTTGACTTCAGTGCATTCAAACTCTGCAAATGTGACCTTTGTTCGCCCTGCAACATTCTCCATCAATGGATTTTCTAATATCCCACATGCAAAATACTtctatgtgtttttgtgttttgtatatGCTGTGACCGTTTTGGGGAATTCATTTATCATGTGTATCATATATTTGGCCCGCAGACTTCAAACAGCCAAATACATTGCAGTCTTTAATCTGGCTCTTTCTGATTTGTGTGGAAGCTCTGCTTTGATTCCAAAACTCATAGACATGTTTTTATTTGAGCACCAGGACATTTCATATGAAGCATGCTTAATGAATAtgttttttgtgtttcatttcatGAACGTTCAGTCTTTGACACTACTTGCCTTGGCTTATGACAGACTGGTTGCTATTTGTTTTCCTCTACGGTATCATGCAGTTATTACCAAAACATCAATGTCACTCATTATAGGTTGTATGTGGATTTTTTCTATGACTTTATTTGCTGTACTTGTGGGATTAGTCAACAGACTCTCTTTTTGTGGATCTACTGTGGTCAATAGCTATTTCTGTGATCATGGCCCCATCATCAGTCTTTCCTGTAACAGTAATTCCATAAATTATCTAATGGCATATATTTTATTTGGTCTCCTAATTTGTCTCCCAGTGATATTGATAAGCCTCTCATATTTTTGCATTGCGGCAGCATTGCTTAAGATTGCTCATGGTGCTGATCGCATCAAAGCCATGAAAACCTGCACCTCACATCTTTTATTAGTGGCTATTTTTTATCTTCCATTTTTAAGTGTAAATGTTAAATCCATCTCAGCATCTATTGATCTAAATGCACGGATAATTAACAATTCCCTGACACAAATAATACCCCCTATGCTGAATCCAATCATATACACTCTAAAGACAGAGGAGGTCATGCAATCCATAAAAGAACTATACAAACGCAACAAAGTAAACACTATCATAGAAAGAAATGTGaaacagagaaaataa
- the LOC128021034 gene encoding cytochrome c oxidase assembly factor 4 homolog, mitochondrial, which translates to MTSTPSPHNRSRSEEEDDPVDGMISRTGCAQLHYALQDCMAEHQDWRKCQTEVQKFKECMTTYQKTRKEQLLKQRTSATQSA; encoded by the coding sequence ATGACATCGACTCCATCCCCTCACAACCGGAGCAGGAGTGAGGAAGAAGATGATCCAGTGGACGGGATGATCTCCAGGACAGGCTGTGCTCAGCTGCACTATGCTCTACAGGACTGTATGGCTGAGCACCAGGACTGGAGGAAATGTCAGACTGAGGTTCAGAAGTTTAAGGAGTGCATGACCACCTACCAGAAAACTCGCAAAGAGCAGCTCCTGAAACAGAGGACTTCTGCCACACAATCTGCCTGA